A part of Daphnia pulex isolate KAP4 chromosome 6, ASM2113471v1 genomic DNA contains:
- the LOC124195431 gene encoding WD repeat-containing protein 91-like isoform X1 has product MSCTQQMDELVKEYLLFRGFTTTVRALDAEVKSEKDKAFRPDKIVEQFIHFITLYDLNGLKDYWNHFDQSVFERLDPNFMPAIKKMENSLLRMYLINACTNGKQEKVQEFFEKLGSDLQHQLEWKDWFALPFIKNPDENPTFMVYFTRQWQDTMLISLHNLLAVSFQCLPQPKLTTYNEEASRITRLQAENDQLKSKLARTNIGETHESGGTNILSSDNFPPGLDLIDEFYLIPVDTSPADNHSRSFRSFIRGFGTNSGVSGSLNTSPLSGRRASSSPMNRF; this is encoded by the exons ATGTCTTGTACTCAGCAAATGGATGAATTAGTTAAGGAGTATCTCTTATTTAGAGGATTCACGACAACTGTACGGGCTCTAGATGCTGAAGTTAAATCCGAGAAGGACAAGGCGTTTCGG CCTGACAAAATAGTTGAGCAGTTTATTCACTTCATTACCTTGTATGATCTTAATGGTCTGAAAGATTATTGGAATCACTTTGATCAGTCTGTTTTTGAACGACTTGATCCAAATTTCATGCCAG ctatcaagaaaatggaaaattctttACTACGGATGTACTTGATAAATGCATGCACTAATGGTAAACAAGAAAAGGTCCAAGAGTTCTTTGAAAAACTTGGAAGTGATTTGCAACATCAACTTGAGTGGAAAGATTGGTTTG CTTTACCTTTCATTAAAAATCCGGATGAAAACCCAACATTCATGGTCTATTTTACAAGACAATGGCAGGATACAATGCTAATCTCATTGCATAATTTACTTGCTGTTTCTTTCCAG tGCTTACCTCAACCAAAACTGACCACATACAATGAAGAGGCTTCGCGTATTACTCGTTTGCAGGCTGAAAATGATCAACTTAAGTCGAAGTTGGCGAGGACAAATATTGGCGAGACTCACGAGTCAGGCGGTACAAACATACTGTCATCAGATAATTTCCCTCCAGGTCTGGATTTGATTGATGAGTTTTATCTTATACCTGT AGATACTTCACCAGCAGACAATCATAGTCGCTCTTTCAGAAGCTTCATACGTGGCTTTGGTACAAATTCCGGAGTCAGCGGTTCTCTCAACACATCTCCTCTCTCTGGAAGAAGGGCATCCTCTTCTCCCATGAATCGTTTTTAA
- the LOC124195431 gene encoding WD repeat-containing protein 91-like isoform X2, translated as MSCTQQMDELVKEYLLFRGFTTTVRALDAEVKSEKDKAFRPDKIVEQFIHFITLYDLNGLKDYWNHFDQSVFERLDPNFMPAIKKMENSLLRMYLINACTNGKQEKVQEFFEKLGSDLQHQLEWKDWFALPFIKNPDENPTFMVYFTRQWQDTMLISLHNLLAVSFQCLPQPKLTTYNEEASRITRLQAENDQLKSKLARTNIGETHESGGTNILSSDNFPPEILHQQTIIVALSEASYVALVQIPESAVLSTHLLSLEEGHPLLP; from the exons ATGTCTTGTACTCAGCAAATGGATGAATTAGTTAAGGAGTATCTCTTATTTAGAGGATTCACGACAACTGTACGGGCTCTAGATGCTGAAGTTAAATCCGAGAAGGACAAGGCGTTTCGG CCTGACAAAATAGTTGAGCAGTTTATTCACTTCATTACCTTGTATGATCTTAATGGTCTGAAAGATTATTGGAATCACTTTGATCAGTCTGTTTTTGAACGACTTGATCCAAATTTCATGCCAG ctatcaagaaaatggaaaattctttACTACGGATGTACTTGATAAATGCATGCACTAATGGTAAACAAGAAAAGGTCCAAGAGTTCTTTGAAAAACTTGGAAGTGATTTGCAACATCAACTTGAGTGGAAAGATTGGTTTG CTTTACCTTTCATTAAAAATCCGGATGAAAACCCAACATTCATGGTCTATTTTACAAGACAATGGCAGGATACAATGCTAATCTCATTGCATAATTTACTTGCTGTTTCTTTCCAG tGCTTACCTCAACCAAAACTGACCACATACAATGAAGAGGCTTCGCGTATTACTCGTTTGCAGGCTGAAAATGATCAACTTAAGTCGAAGTTGGCGAGGACAAATATTGGCGAGACTCACGAGTCAGGCGGTACAAACATACTGTCATCAGATAATTTCCCTCCAG AGATACTTCACCAGCAGACAATCATAGTCGCTCTTTCAGAAGCTTCATACGTGGCTTTGGTACAAATTCCGGAGTCAGCGGTTCTCTCAACACATCTCCTCTCTCTGGAAGAAGGGCATCCTCTTCTCCCATGA
- the LOC124195429 gene encoding saccharopine dehydrogenase-like oxidoreductase, whose translation MTDDARDYSLVVFGATGFTGQYVAEEVARIADEENITWAIAGRNSEKLNAIIENVGKVTGKSLKNVGIIQADISDPNSLSEMAKKGKIVLNCVGPYRFFGEAVVKACVENATSHIDISGEPQFLERMQLDYNVAAHDKKCYVVGACGFDSIPADMGTVFLEEKLGGQVNSVETYLNIKSNKGARGHFATWQSAIYGFAHANELKPLRKKLFPERLPVLKPALQYRGILHNNPIVKSWCLPFPGSDRSVVMRSQRYFFEKENKRPVQMKAYVQCSSLIAAIAMALSAVLFGLLASFKFGRSLLEKYPQFFSFGVFGHDGPKKEEMDSTSFVLTLVGKGWSEKLTEPMDAHTNQPEKELVVRVSGPEAGYVATPICMVQAALVLLRDTDKLPANGGVFPPGAAFAKTSLIERLIKRGINFQAGVKSSL comes from the exons ATGACTGATGACGCACGAGATTACAGTTTGGTTGTTTTCGGCGCAACTGGATTTACCGGACAATATGTTGCTGAAGAAGTTGCACGAATtgctgatgaagaaaatatcaCTTGGGCCATTGCCGGTCGTAACAGCGAAAAATTGAATGCCATTATAGAGAATGTTGGAAAAGTAACAG GTAAATCTCTCAAGAATGTTGGAATCATTCAGGCTGATATTAGTGATCCAAACTCACTTAGTGAGATGGCGAAGAAAGGGAAGATTGTTCTCAACTGTGTGGGGCCCTACAG ATTTTTTGGAGAGGCTGTAGTGAAGGCCTGTGTGGAAAATGCAACAAGTCACATTGATATTAGTGGCGAACCTCAA TTTCTTGAAAGGATGCAACTGGATTACAATGTTGCTGCTCAtgataaaaaatgttatgtagTAGGAGCTTGTGGATTCGACAGCATCCCAGCAGATATGGGTACTGTTTTCttagaagaaaaacttggtgGGCAAGTCAACTCTGTTGAAACATACTTGAATATCAAATCTAATAAG GGAGCTCGAGGGCATTTTGCAACTTGGCAAAGTGCCATTTACGGATTTGCTCATGCCAATGAATTAAAACCTTTGCGCAAAAAGCTATTTCCGGAGCGTTTGCCAGTGTTAAAGCCTGCTCTTCAATACAG AGGCATTCTTCATAACAATCCTATCGTCAAATCGTGGTGTTTACCATTTCCCGGTTCTGATCGCTCTGTCGTGATGCGATCGCAGCGgtacttttttgaaaaagaaaacaagcgTCCCGTGCAGATGAAAGCTTACGTTCAATGTTCTTCATTAATAGCTGCCATAGCCATGGCCTTATCGGCTGTTCTTTTTGGTCTTCTGGCAAGTTTCAAATTTGGACGCAGTCTATTGGAAAAA TATCCACAATTTTTCTCCTTCGGTGTTTTTGGTCACGACGGACCTAAAAAAGAGGAGATGGACTCGACATCATTCGTTCTAACATTAGTCGGCAAAGGATGGAGTGAAAAGCTAACAGAGCCAATGGATGCACACACGAACCAGCCAGAAAAAGAGTTGGTAGTTCGAGTTTCAGGGCCTGAGGCAGGGTACGTTGCCACACCTATTTGTATGGTTCAGGCTGCTCTTGTACTTCTCCGCGATACTGACAAACTACCTGCTAA TGGTGGAGTTTTCCCCCCAGGGGCGGCATTTGCGAAGACTTCACTGATAGAGCGCTTGATTAAGCGAGGAATTAATTTCCAAGCGGGTGTCAAGAGCTCTCTCTAA
- the LOC124195425 gene encoding uncharacterized protein LOC124195425 — protein MCKSQRNGLLLVSLLFFIPILAASEHRYHGSDYQITGLLKSLLNIPYRWGQNLLDKTQWNSKKLIEDNRETTDLSALAELKRSNNLELPSRTIESSIVANEDLQVSHFRPFAVRENRQGNGCVCIPNPECLITCSALEIQCGQTCTRVTVYTACYVQGPVYEPPYLSTSVTTYNNNCITGNCLVNYVPPVAIVVGGMVAIALAVAIPLGINPPPVERIPPEPIADFLVIEDKIPFNNQPFIEKDFPPDGCGNNSVQMEIGDLNRNLNRNRSSDGNRPSDENCEPLLRRGNCRSPQYWVTVNPTTLKGRCTPRLCGRERVFVGRDGLCHDIYDPGECQGGRRLYYSPFGDPICDCPIGEYPFPNAENNCVALFTQGPCRDGSIVGISSQGQLECMPSTCQSTNVGDKSLQLLPAEDGQCYALGTQGPCSPPSLLGYDIFKRQMECVNVQNDTSPYFTSPEEEALVDSIYNQLSPDFDDFRISMVFESSVGTNDIGQRRQGATTGGIFQFPSSSPETLLNPCRPGARREMNYKCTNPLVPNPRRREPLQAVRPAFQCPPNRNLQATGRCVTDNRSTNCGPSFRFNPVTGQCRSIF, from the exons ATGTGCAAGTCTCAAAGAAATGGACTGTTGTTAgtttccttgttgttttttatccCAATTCTTGCCGCAAGTGAACATCGGTATCACGGATCAGACTATCAAATTACCGGCTTATTAAAATCCCTGCTCAACATTCCGTACAGATGGGGGCAAAATCTGCTGGACAAAACGCAAtggaattcaaagaaattgattgaagACAACAGGGAAACAACAGATTTGTCTGCACTGGCAGAACTGAAGAGGTCAAACAATTTAGAATTACCAAGCAGGACTATTGAAAGCTCAATAGTTGCAAATGAAGATTTACAGGTATCACATTTTAGACCATTTGCTGTACGGGAGAACCGACAAGGAAACGGTTGCGTCTGTATACCAAATCCAGAATGTTTAATCACTTGTTCAGCACTGGAAATTCAATGTGGACAAACTTGTACTCGCGTTACCGTTTACACTGCTTGCTATGTTCAAGGACCTGTATATGAACCTCCATATTTGTCAACAAGTGTAACAACCTACAACAATAATTGCATCACCGGCAATTGCTTGGTCAACTATGTGCCTCCTGTAGCGATAGTAGTAGGTGGTATGGTAGCAATAGCTCTAGCTGTTGCAATTCCGCTCGGTATTAATCCACCGCCGGTTGAGCGTATTCCACCCGAACCGATCGCCGACTTTTTGGTTATCGAAGATAAGATTCCTTTCAACAATCAGccatttattgaaaaagacTTTCCTCCGGACGGATGTGGAAATAATTCCGTGCAGATGGAAATTGGTGATTTGAATAGGAATTTGAATCGGAATAGATCCAGTGATGGAAATAGACCTAGTGATGAAAATTGCGAGCCGCTTTTGAGAAGAGGAAATTGCCGCAGTCCACAATACTGGGTCACCGTAAATCCCACTACATTGAAG GGACGTTGCACTCCACGTCTTTGCGGTCGGGAACGAGTGTTCGTCGGTCGTGATGGACTTTGTCACGATATTTACGATCCAGGCGAGTGCCAAGGTGGCCGGCGACTTTACTATTCTCCTTTTGGAGATCCCATCTGCGATTGTCCAATCGGAGAATATCCTTTTCCGAACGCCGAAAACAATTGCGTTGCACTTTTCACCCAAG GACCCTGCCGAGATGGGAGTATAGTGGGCATTAGTTCACAGGGTCAATTGGAGTGCATGCCTTCCACATGTCAATCAACCAACGTTGGAGATAAATCTCTACAGTTGCTGCCGGCCGAGGATGGACAATGCTACGCTCTAGGAACACAGGGTCCCTGTTCACCTCCCTCTTTGTTGGGTTATGACATCTTCAAACGCCAAATGGAGTGTGTCAATGTTCAAAATGATACCTCGCCCTATTTCACTTCTCCTGAAGAAGAGGCACTGGTCGATAGCATCTACAACCAGCTCTCTCCGGACTTTGACGACTTCCGAATTTCAATGGTCTTTGAAAGTTCAGTAGGAACCAACGACATCGGCCAGCGTAGGCAAGGTGCTACCACCGGTGGAATATTTCAATTCCCTAGCTCTTCACCGGAAACACTATTAAATCCTTGTCGACCTGGAGCACGACGGGAGATGAATTATAAATGCACGAATCCATTAGT ACCCAATCCGAGAAGAAGGGAACCGTTGCAAGCTGTTCGGCCGGCATTTCAGTGTCCGCCGAATAGAAATTTGCAAGCAACGGGCAGGTGCGTGACCGATAATCGCAGCACGAATTGTGGACCATCTTTTCGGTTCAACCCTGTTACTGGACAATGCCGAAGTATCTTCTAA